A genomic region of Gemmata massiliana contains the following coding sequences:
- a CDS encoding HlyD family secretion protein, which yields MKKIPIPILVLVVATGAAAAWWYWPRSNGPEQLRLPGTVEIQEVRLASKIGGRVATVQVAEGQVLEPGQVVATFEKPELSARLEQARAKLEIARASLDKANRGSRPEEIAEAKAAAAAARARLARIKAGTREEEKERARTEVEAAVADERQAEEEYVRLKQLSDSGVGARTDFLAAITTRDRTKAHAVAARAALALALAGNRPEEITEAEAEAARADARYELLRKGTREEDKAAAYSAVTEAEAQLAEAETNLREATVTAPERCVVEVLAVRPGDVLPAGQPIARVLRADDLWVKVFVPSTDLGKLKPNQPVEVTVDSHPGQRFRGEITQIASTAEFTPRNVQSADERKHQVFAAKVRVTDPHGVFKSGMAAEVFVTPTGGQ from the coding sequence ATGAAGAAGATCCCGATTCCGATCCTGGTTCTGGTGGTCGCAACTGGTGCCGCGGCCGCGTGGTGGTACTGGCCCCGGAGCAACGGACCCGAACAACTCCGGCTCCCCGGTACGGTCGAGATTCAAGAAGTCCGACTCGCCTCCAAAATCGGCGGTCGCGTCGCAACTGTGCAGGTCGCGGAGGGGCAGGTTCTGGAACCGGGCCAGGTGGTCGCGACGTTCGAGAAACCGGAACTGTCGGCCCGGTTAGAACAGGCTCGCGCCAAGTTAGAAATCGCCCGCGCGTCGCTCGATAAGGCCAATCGCGGATCGCGTCCCGAGGAAATCGCGGAAGCGAAAGCCGCCGCTGCTGCCGCTCGCGCCCGGCTCGCGCGAATCAAAGCTGGAACCCGTGAAGAGGAAAAGGAACGCGCTCGAACCGAAGTTGAAGCCGCGGTCGCGGACGAACGGCAGGCCGAAGAAGAATACGTCCGGCTGAAGCAACTCAGCGACTCCGGCGTCGGCGCCCGAACCGATTTCCTGGCTGCGATCACGACACGCGACCGAACCAAGGCCCACGCCGTCGCAGCTCGTGCGGCTCTCGCTCTGGCACTTGCTGGTAACCGACCGGAAGAAATCACCGAGGCCGAGGCCGAAGCTGCTCGCGCCGATGCCCGGTACGAATTGCTCCGCAAGGGCACGCGGGAAGAAGACAAGGCCGCGGCATACTCCGCGGTGACCGAAGCCGAAGCCCAACTCGCCGAAGCCGAGACGAATTTACGAGAGGCCACCGTCACCGCGCCAGAGCGGTGCGTGGTGGAGGTGCTGGCGGTCCGCCCCGGGGACGTGCTCCCGGCCGGGCAACCCATCGCCCGCGTGCTCCGGGCCGATGACCTGTGGGTGAAAGTCTTCGTCCCCTCCACCGACCTGGGCAAGCTGAAACCGAATCAGCCGGTCGAGGTGACCGTGGATTCGCACCCCGGCCAGCGCTTTCGTGGTGAAATCACCCAGATCGCGTCCACCGCAGAATTCACCCCGCGAAACGTGCAATCCGCGGACGAACGGAAGCACCAGGTCTTTGCGGCCAAGGTGCGAGTGACCGACCCGCATGGCGTGTTCAAGTCCGGGATGGCGGCTGAAGTGTTCGTCACCCCGACCGGGGGGCAATGA
- a CDS encoding ABC transporter ATP-binding protein, with the protein MEPAITIERASIRFGKFTAVDEVSFDVGRGEVFGLLGPNGSGKTTLIRALCGLIPFASGRAEVLGRDVSADPEGIRQNIGYMSQKFSLYADLTVRENMDFYAGIYGLPGTEARARQAELVELTGLQPYLTRRSGLLSGGWKQRLALVCALLHRPRLVFLDEPTAGIDPVARRDLWDLLFRLAAEGVTLFVTTHYMDEAERCGRVGYLYLSKLLTLGTPEELKRLPTVTPPGTKRLEISGGETAATLDRLKRHPAVREATIFGQSVHALVAEGANAADLGLRPDQVRVTTPSLEDVFVTLAKAQQAA; encoded by the coding sequence ATGGAACCGGCGATCACGATCGAGCGCGCCTCGATTCGGTTCGGCAAATTCACCGCGGTTGACGAAGTGTCGTTCGATGTCGGGCGCGGGGAAGTGTTCGGGCTACTCGGCCCGAACGGGTCCGGGAAAACGACTCTGATCCGCGCGCTGTGCGGGCTGATCCCGTTCGCCTCCGGTCGGGCCGAGGTGCTGGGCCGGGACGTGAGCGCGGACCCCGAGGGCATCCGCCAGAACATTGGGTACATGTCACAGAAATTCTCGCTCTACGCCGACCTGACCGTTCGCGAGAACATGGACTTTTACGCCGGCATCTACGGGCTTCCGGGAACTGAAGCCCGCGCACGGCAGGCGGAGTTGGTCGAACTCACAGGGCTTCAGCCCTATTTAACGCGCCGGTCCGGGTTGCTCTCAGGGGGCTGGAAGCAGCGGCTCGCGCTGGTGTGCGCGCTGCTCCACCGCCCGCGGCTCGTGTTCCTCGACGAGCCGACCGCGGGCATCGACCCGGTCGCGCGCCGCGACTTGTGGGACTTGCTGTTCCGACTCGCGGCCGAGGGCGTCACGCTGTTCGTCACCACGCACTACATGGACGAAGCCGAGCGGTGCGGCCGGGTGGGGTACTTGTACTTAAGCAAGCTGCTCACACTGGGCACGCCGGAAGAACTCAAGCGCCTCCCGACCGTGACCCCGCCGGGCACGAAGCGCCTGGAAATCAGTGGGGGCGAAACAGCAGCAACTCTGGACCGACTGAAACGACACCCGGCGGTCCGCGAAGCCACGATCTTCGGTCAATCGGTTCACGCATTGGTCGCGGAAGGGGCTAACGCAGCCGACCTCGGACTGCGCCCCGATCAGGTGCGCGTCACCACCCCGAGCCTGGAAGACGTGTTCGTCACCCTCGCGAAAGCACAACAAGCCGCGTGA
- a CDS encoding arylsulfatase — protein MRWLLSALILALPVSLLAADTPPNVLVVITDDQGFGDLGAHGNPILKTPNLDTFAKESVWLKNFYVSPVCSPTRASLLTGLYNYRTGVVDTYLGRSLMRPDVKTLPQHLAATGYRTGLFGKWHLGDNYPLRPEDRGFQQTLWSAGGGLAQPSDPPDADPKTAYFDPVLKQNGAAVKTKGYCTDVFTSAAVKFITTESDKSFFAFVAFNAPHAPYQVPDAFAAKYAKLDLTEKNFPKTGQPWTVPKLNTDEIAKAYGMIENIDTNFAALMRALEDKKLKDNTIVVFLTDNGPGGVRWNAGLRNRKGTVYEGGIRVPCYVRYPAKVRGGQAIDTPLAHIDITPTLLELCGTNSGAAFDGRSFARQLANTPGNWPGRTLFVQWHRGDEPEKYRAFAARGPKYKLVQSAGVAPNAKWAPKYELFDIAADPFEEKDLAADKPEEVAQLKREYEAWFTDVTKKGFEPPRIVVGSEKENPVCLSRQDWRGPKAGWNADSEGHWEVEIARAGRYKVTFHAPGKLERGTMSTSGELFDVQAKGTDSISMEANLPAGSTRLSANVTFDKGNRAVTHLTLEYLGPAKK, from the coding sequence ATGCGCTGGCTCCTCTCCGCTCTCATTCTGGCACTTCCTGTCTCCCTGCTCGCGGCCGATACCCCACCGAACGTTCTCGTCGTCATCACCGACGACCAGGGGTTCGGCGACCTCGGCGCGCACGGTAACCCGATCCTGAAAACGCCGAACCTGGACACGTTCGCGAAGGAATCGGTGTGGCTCAAAAACTTCTACGTGTCGCCGGTGTGTTCGCCCACGCGGGCGAGCCTCCTGACCGGGCTTTACAACTACCGTACTGGTGTGGTGGATACGTACCTCGGGCGCTCGCTGATGCGGCCCGATGTGAAGACACTTCCGCAACATCTTGCCGCAACCGGCTACCGCACGGGGCTGTTCGGAAAATGGCACCTCGGTGACAACTACCCGCTGCGCCCGGAAGACCGCGGGTTCCAGCAAACGCTGTGGAGCGCGGGCGGCGGGCTCGCGCAGCCGAGCGACCCGCCGGACGCGGACCCGAAGACCGCGTACTTCGATCCGGTGCTGAAGCAGAACGGCGCGGCAGTGAAAACAAAAGGCTACTGCACCGACGTGTTCACCAGCGCCGCGGTGAAGTTTATTACGACCGAGAGCGACAAGTCGTTTTTCGCGTTCGTGGCGTTTAACGCACCGCACGCTCCGTATCAGGTGCCGGACGCATTCGCCGCGAAGTACGCGAAGCTCGACCTCACCGAGAAGAATTTCCCGAAGACCGGTCAGCCGTGGACCGTACCAAAGCTGAACACCGACGAGATCGCGAAGGCTTACGGCATGATTGAGAACATCGACACCAACTTTGCCGCACTCATGCGAGCACTGGAGGACAAGAAGCTCAAGGACAACACAATCGTCGTCTTCCTGACGGACAACGGTCCCGGCGGCGTGCGCTGGAACGCCGGGCTGCGGAACCGCAAGGGCACCGTGTATGAGGGCGGTATTCGCGTGCCGTGCTACGTCCGCTACCCGGCGAAAGTGAGAGGCGGGCAGGCGATCGATACGCCGCTCGCACACATCGACATCACGCCGACGCTACTGGAACTGTGTGGCACGAACTCGGGTGCTGCGTTTGACGGACGGAGTTTCGCGCGGCAACTCGCCAACACACCGGGAAACTGGCCGGGTCGCACGCTGTTCGTCCAGTGGCACCGCGGCGACGAACCGGAGAAGTACCGCGCGTTCGCGGCACGCGGGCCGAAGTACAAGCTCGTGCAGTCCGCGGGCGTGGCTCCGAACGCGAAGTGGGCACCGAAATACGAACTCTTCGACATTGCGGCCGACCCGTTCGAGGAGAAAGACCTCGCGGCCGACAAGCCGGAGGAAGTCGCGCAGCTCAAGCGTGAATATGAGGCGTGGTTCACGGACGTGACGAAGAAGGGTTTTGAGCCTCCGCGCATCGTGGTCGGTTCGGAAAAGGAGAACCCCGTTTGCTTGAGCCGCCAGGACTGGCGCGGGCCAAAGGCCGGATGGAACGCGGATAGTGAGGGCCACTGGGAAGTCGAGATCGCCCGGGCCGGGCGGTACAAGGTGACGTTCCATGCTCCCGGTAAACTGGAACGCGGGACCATGAGCACCTCTGGGGAACTCTTTGACGTCCAAGCGAAGGGTACGGATTCGATTTCGATGGAAGCCAACCTGCCGGCAGGATCGACGCGCCTCTCGGCGAACGTGACCTTCGACAAAGGCAACCGCGCCGTGACTCACTTGACGCTGGAGTACCTCGGTCCGGCGAAGAAGTGA
- a CDS encoding ABC transporter permease — protein MSLTTSLRRTASVARKEFLHMFRDRGTLFFALAIPVLELIMLGYAVDTNVRHIRTVIFDAAQTQESRELLRAFENSDDFDVVEMVYRDDDLTQRIVAGKAHVAVKIPENYSRQLQAGQTAQLLVLVDGSESSVASTALNVSNAIALQESLKLALSNRVLPVESRPRILFNPDTRSANFFIPGLMVFLCQMMASMLTANAIVREKELGTLEQLFMTPVRPGELMVGKLVPYLVLSFVQFLTVASLMRAVFQVPIAGSFPLLLAINLPFVVAALGIGLLISAKSNTREEAGQKVMGSVLPCVFLSGYIFPIESMPALLRPISHVIPTTWMIDAARGVILRGAGWAELWQNAAILSAMAFVVITLAAVQFKKRVS, from the coding sequence ATGTCCCTGACGACTTCACTCCGCCGGACCGCATCGGTCGCCCGGAAGGAGTTCCTGCACATGTTCCGGGACCGCGGGACGTTGTTCTTCGCGCTCGCCATCCCGGTACTCGAACTCATCATGCTTGGGTACGCCGTTGATACCAACGTGCGACACATCCGCACCGTGATTTTCGACGCAGCTCAAACCCAGGAGAGTCGCGAGTTGCTCCGCGCGTTCGAGAACTCAGACGACTTCGATGTGGTGGAAATGGTGTACCGCGATGACGATCTGACCCAGCGAATTGTGGCCGGGAAAGCCCACGTCGCGGTGAAGATCCCGGAGAACTACTCGCGCCAGTTACAGGCCGGGCAAACGGCCCAGCTACTCGTTCTCGTAGACGGGTCCGAGTCGAGTGTCGCTTCGACCGCTCTGAACGTGAGCAACGCGATCGCGCTCCAGGAGTCACTGAAGCTCGCACTGAGCAACCGCGTACTGCCGGTCGAGAGCCGCCCGCGGATCTTGTTCAACCCGGACACACGCTCGGCCAACTTCTTCATCCCCGGGTTGATGGTCTTTCTGTGCCAGATGATGGCCTCGATGCTGACGGCCAACGCGATCGTGCGCGAAAAGGAACTCGGCACACTGGAACAACTCTTCATGACCCCGGTTCGCCCGGGTGAGTTAATGGTCGGGAAACTGGTGCCGTATCTGGTACTGTCCTTCGTGCAGTTCCTCACCGTCGCCAGCTTGATGCGTGCGGTGTTCCAGGTGCCGATCGCCGGGAGTTTCCCGTTACTCCTGGCGATCAACCTGCCGTTCGTGGTCGCGGCTCTGGGGATCGGGTTACTCATCTCGGCGAAGTCGAACACGCGCGAGGAAGCCGGGCAGAAGGTGATGGGGAGCGTGCTTCCCTGCGTGTTCCTCTCCGGGTACATCTTCCCGATCGAATCGATGCCGGCGCTGCTCCGGCCGATCTCTCACGTGATCCCGACGACGTGGATGATCGACGCGGCCCGCGGGGTGATCCTCCGCGGTGCGGGGTGGGCGGAATTGTGGCAGAACGCCGCGATCCTCAGTGCGATGGCGTTCGTGGTTATTACGCTCGCGGCCGTGCAATTCAAAAAGCGCGTGTCGTGA